The genome window GGGATATGAAATAATACTAACATCAATCCGCGCCCTCATCCGCCTGCGCGATACACTATTACCCAAGCTGATGAGCGGGGAGGTGAGGGTTAAGGATGCGGAAAAAGGATAATGGCATAAACAGCCGAGGAGCATAACGTGGCAGAAGACACACAGAGAAATCACCAAGAGCTTTGTCTTTTATATCAAAATGCTGCAACTAATCTTGACTCGTTGAAGAAAAGTCAGTGGCAGGTCTATGTCTTCTATTCGGCGGTCGCAATTGCCCTCATTTCACAAGCCAATAATATCAAAGAGCCATACTTGAAAATCTTAATTTCCTCTTTGCTGTTGTGTGGGGCATTAATGGTTGAATTTTATGAAGCCCATTTCCGCTCAAAAATAAAAGAGTACCGTCAAATCTTAATGGAAGTTTATGAGTGTTTTGGCCATCCATTTAAGAAAACCAGGATAAGTGCCAAGGGGACGAAAACCGTTGATCCAGATAATTTTGAGATAGCGTTTAAGTATGGGGGCTGCGCCTATCTGCTTATGGTCAGTTTCCTTGCCATAAATACACTTTGGCCGGCTGAATACAAGTGGACTTGTTGCTCAACTATCTGGCAGTTGGTATGGGTTTCCATTGCTCTGATTATCATAACGATTCTTTTGCCCTGTACAATGGATAAATTTGTCGATAATCTTGCCATGCGGACAAAAAAGAACGGTGTGGAGAGTAACATTAAATGAAACCCTCCAACCGCTACGATACATCCTCTCTCCCCGAAGCCCAGTTTGAGCCGGGCTCGCGAGGCCATGTCCTCAAAAACAAGTTCGCCATCAAAAGCAAGCGAGTCATGGATGAGGCTGAATCTGTAGCTCTCAAGACCGCAACTGATAAGCTCCTCGGCATGTATGATGCCAGCCATCGCTTCACTGCTGGAGATATCAGGGCAATGCACAAAATCTGGCTGGGCAATATCTACGAATGGGCGGGTGAATACAGACAGGTAAATGTGAGTAAAGGAGATTTTCATTTTGCGGCTTCAAAGCAGATTCCATTATTGATGAACGCTTTTGAGAAGGATTTTCTTCATAAGCACATGCCCTGCAATTTCAAATCAATGGAGCGGGTTATTCAGGCACTGGCTGAAGTCCATGTAGAGCTTGTCCTTATTCATCCATTCCGCGAGGGCAACGGAAGAGTAGCACGTTTGCTGGCTATTTTAATGGCATTGCAGGCTGGACTGCCTCCCCTTGATTTTACCGGGATTGTCAGCAGAAAGAAGAAGGACTACATATCCGCTGTGCAAGCTGGGATGGAACGAGATTACAAGCCGATGGAAAAGGTATTTACTTCTGCGATCCGTAAGACGCTGAAGGCTCGTGAACAGCAATGACAGCTTTTAATTTCTTC of Nitrospirota bacterium contains these proteins:
- a CDS encoding Fic family protein → MKPSNRYDTSSLPEAQFEPGSRGHVLKNKFAIKSKRVMDEAESVALKTATDKLLGMYDASHRFTAGDIRAMHKIWLGNIYEWAGEYRQVNVSKGDFHFAASKQIPLLMNAFEKDFLHKHMPCNFKSMERVIQALAEVHVELVLIHPFREGNGRVARLLAILMALQAGLPPLDFTGIVSRKKKDYISAVQAGMERDYKPMEKVFTSAIRKTLKAREQQ